One part of the Vicia villosa cultivar HV-30 ecotype Madison, WI linkage group LG6, Vvil1.0, whole genome shotgun sequence genome encodes these proteins:
- the LOC131614553 gene encoding uncharacterized protein LOC131614553: MSTVFNDQIPTNLPILDSKNYDKCSKQTKVLYGYQKALDFVNNGVTPLGVEATTAHQATFKEEKKKDYKTLLLIHSFFDSDNFEKVSDCELTKQAWEILEKAYVGAAKAKVVRSHTHKRQFELTHMEEKETINNYVTRITHLVNQIKAFFNVKIHNIVVAIKESKNLASLSKDDILSSLEAHEQIMDGRGNNKAMVEISLQARLNEKRNFSNECGAKQRDSQGDKVKVAKKEVDDEDTLLVMITEEFHGSTEVLNSSCSSSKNEEESHSEQNVMTSVRDGVQGSDEWYLDSGCSTHVMGRKDFFVQINQVAKSRVKFADDSTLAAESVDVLIEKKNGRHSMIKDMLYTPAIKCNLLSIGQLLDKGYKIRLEDKILRVVDASGVLILKAPMASNMTFKVELKVLEHRCLATAASREELIYFLCYFPTVVSELRLDEISQFLVFSVVAALSDLPHKKRIVIL; encoded by the exons ATGAGTACTGTTTTCAACGATCAAATTCCCACCAACCTACCAATTCTTGATTCGAAGAATTATGACAAGTGTTCCAAACAAACAAAAGTTTTGTATGGGTATCAAAAAGCTCTCGATTTTGTCAACAATGGAGTTACACCACTTGGGGTTGAAGCTACAACTGCACATCAGGCTACATtcaaggaagagaagaagaaagactaCAAGACACTCTTATTGATTCATTCTTTTTTTGATAGCGATAACTTCGAAAAGGTCAGTGATTGCGAGTTGACAAAGCAAGCTTGGGAGATTTTGGAGAAAGCTTATGTTGGGGCTGCTAAGGCTAAGGTGGTGAGGTCACATACTCACAAAAGGCAGTTTGAGCTAACGCACATGGAAGAGAAGGAAACGATCAACAATTATGTGACGCGTATTACGCATTTGGTGAATCAAATAAAGGCGTTCTTTAACGTTAAGATTCACAACATTGTAGTGGCTATCAAAGAATCGAAGAATCTTGCAAGTTTGAGCAAGGATGATATTTTAAGTTCACTCGAGGCGCATGAACAAATAATGGACGGGAGAGGAAACAATAAGGCAATGGTGGAAATATCTTTGCAAGCTCGTTTGAATGAGAAGA GAAATTTCTCAAATGAATGTGGTGCAAAACAGAGGGATTCCCAAGGGGACAAAGTTAAGGTTGCTAAGaaagaggttgatgatgaagatacGCTCTTAGTGATGATTACTGAGGAGTTTCATGGAAGTACAGAGGTGCTGAACAGCAGCTGCAGCAGTTCGAAAAACGAGGAAGAATCGCACTCGGAACAAAACGTAATGACCTCGGTGCGAGATGGAGTTCAAGGAAGCGATGAATGGTACTTGGACTCCGGTTGTTCAACGCATGTGATGGGTAGAAAGGATTTTTTTGTGCAAATCAATCAAGTCGCAAAAAGTAGAGTTAAATTCGCGGATGATTCCACTCTTGCAGCTGAAAGTGTCGATGTCTTGATCGAGAAGAAGAATGGTAGACATTCTATGATCAAAGATATGTTGTATACTCCGGCTATTAAGTGTAACCTCTTAAGTATTGGCCAATTGCTTGACAAGGGTTACAAAATACGCTTGGAAGACAAGATTTTGCGCGTTGTGGATGCTAGCGGAGTGTTGATCCTTAAGGCTCCTATGGCTTCCAATATGACATTCAAAGTGGAGTTAAAAGTGTTGGAGCATAGGTGCTTAGCTACAGCGGCAAGTCGAGAAGAGTTGATttacttt